The Psychrobacter sp. LV10R520-6 genome includes a region encoding these proteins:
- a CDS encoding restriction endonuclease — translation MIDNPYPDKWQDLQLGVKRIFRNVGLSSDIEVNIPTPRGSVNVDVFAIDGLSLDNIKYIVECKNWGSSIPQSVVHSFTTVMHETGANIGFIISKRGLQSGAKEYTRSTNIVGLTYLEFQQRYFEAWWTRYFCPRVGDAADRVLQYTEEFNRHRDKEYNKLSQESKDLFDRLRSEYRVSSFMLAMFNMPSISPMLDTGTLLNVPSDLKSFKIEVLSNITPGVTWYASTFRELLDGVLQYFLDAEEDFNSIFGRYIFDTKPISGVGEDGPSI, via the coding sequence ATGATTGATAATCCATATCCTGATAAATGGCAAGACCTTCAATTAGGTGTGAAGAGAATATTTCGCAATGTTGGCTTGTCGTCAGATATTGAGGTAAATATACCTACCCCACGTGGCTCTGTTAATGTTGATGTTTTCGCGATCGATGGACTGAGCTTGGACAATATCAAATATATTGTAGAATGCAAAAACTGGGGTTCATCTATACCTCAATCCGTCGTACATTCCTTTACGACTGTTATGCATGAAACTGGCGCTAATATTGGGTTTATTATTTCTAAACGCGGCCTACAATCTGGCGCAAAAGAATATACGAGAAGTACAAACATTGTTGGTTTAACTTATTTAGAGTTTCAGCAACGATATTTCGAAGCTTGGTGGACAAGATATTTCTGTCCTCGTGTAGGGGATGCTGCGGATCGTGTTTTACAGTACACTGAAGAATTTAATCGTCACCGTGATAAAGAGTACAACAAGCTTTCTCAAGAAAGTAAGGATTTATTTGATCGGTTACGTTCAGAGTATCGTGTATCTTCATTTATGTTGGCAATGTTTAATATGCCAAGTATAAGTCCTATGCTAGATACTGGTACTTTACTTAATGTACCTTCCGACCTTAAAAGTTTTAAAATAGAGGTCTTATCCAATATTACACCAGGAGTCACATGGTATGCCTCGACTTTTCGAGAGTTGTTAGATGGTGTCTTACAATATTTCCTAGATGCGGAAGAGGATTTCAACTCGATATTTGGAAGGTATATTTTTGATACAAAGCCAATTAGTGGAGTTGGAGAAGATGGACCATCTATTTAA
- a CDS encoding DUF2971 domain-containing protein, giving the protein MNFIGDEPNSIEPLWRYFKTERLIDFLITGELYFASAREFDDKFEGAVAIVSPEYKIDPRYAKTEGTEKAFEELKRLIKVSCWHRSLYESDAMWQLYADKWKGVAIQTNLDKIKKSIQPFRLNPKYAEENLCVGNVKYIDLTKGKLKVSMIERFWHKHTAFDWEKEFRIGISLRLAEEFGVNIPEHGIKVKFEITDLIERIHLGPFLSNADIEKVRKIAIEKGIGDRVDISSLKGTPRYT; this is encoded by the coding sequence ATGAACTTTATCGGCGATGAACCAAATAGTATAGAACCATTATGGCGATACTTTAAAACAGAAAGGCTAATAGATTTTTTGATCACTGGTGAGTTGTACTTTGCTTCAGCTCGTGAGTTTGATGATAAGTTTGAAGGAGCTGTAGCTATAGTATCTCCAGAATACAAAATAGATCCACGTTATGCGAAAACTGAAGGTACTGAAAAAGCTTTTGAAGAATTAAAACGTTTAATCAAAGTAAGTTGTTGGCATAGATCCTTGTACGAAAGTGATGCCATGTGGCAGTTATACGCCGATAAGTGGAAGGGTGTAGCTATACAAACCAACTTGGATAAGATAAAAAAATCCATACAACCGTTTAGATTAAACCCTAAGTACGCTGAAGAAAATCTATGTGTTGGCAATGTCAAATATATTGATCTTACCAAAGGAAAACTGAAAGTTAGTATGATAGAGCGGTTTTGGCATAAGCATACTGCTTTCGACTGGGAAAAAGAATTTCGGATAGGTATTTCTCTTCGATTGGCAGAAGAGTTTGGAGTAAATATACCTGAGCACGGTATAAAAGTTAAATTTGAAATAACCGATCTGATTGAGCGAATTCATCTTGGACCATTTCTATCGAACGCAGATATTGAGAAGGTTCGAAAAATAGCTATTGAAAAGGGTATCGGTGATCGAGTAGATATATCAAGCTTGAAAGGCACACCACGATATACATGA